The Plodia interpunctella isolate USDA-ARS_2022_Savannah chromosome 9, ilPloInte3.2, whole genome shotgun sequence genome includes the window gaataaagattatttgttattattattattattgttagacATTGATAtcgaaataatacatatatagaaatatttttagttgtgtACTCACTAGCGCCACtagataaaaatgtacatcaggcacgaatataataaaactataaaatgctAGTGTCTATGATGTACCTAACTTTTATTGTTTCCGTGATCTTGTCTatgttctctctctctttcgtgtacctaaataaaaggGCTGCGTTTTCGTAAAACAttcgttttaattattaattataattataacacatGTTGTTCTACGAGCTACCTGTATGTACAAGTATAAGATTTTAgcttaaataaaaagtcacttttcgagacaaaaaaaaataatggctACACCTATGGCCTACACTTAGTTATGGCAGGACACTGTCAGTACTATAGAGACACCTTGCAGTGACAAAAGAAGACCTGCCCGAGCTGtcttgaagaagaaaaaaccAGTCTCCATCTTGTAGACATCCAGACAAAGTTAGTTTTAGTAACAAAGTTTCTAAATAGTCTCAAGATAAAAAGGCACCAATAAAATGCTTCTATTGATACTAACAATTCTCATATCGGATTCCATCGATTTGAAGGTAGGAAGGAGATCACAACGTTAATACATAAAGAACAATAGTCGATACGATTGCCAATTGAATATTAGATTGAGACGCAGATGTATTACAGGAGTAGATACGTTAGTTGAAAATCTGTTGTAGTTTTTCTTCTTGACCATTTTTTCAACTTATGTGAGGTCGGCACAGGGGTACCATCACGATTCTtaccttacatattatgacGTCAGGAAGGCAGGTTGTAAAAACAGccgaaatcttcaaaaatgtaacgtttatattttgatttgagaCCGGGttttgcggcgtcacagcaTCGACACTAACtcgatatattattaattaatactgcccaaaataaaaatttacttattacgACGGCCAAGTAACATATACTTGGCCGTCTTTGACTTATAGACATGTGTAAAAATTTCAACCCAattggttcagtagtttcgtaAAACTAGCTGTGATGgtgatagacagacagataataattaacatgaaaaatacattgtctactgattttatgtaaacattaaTGTGGTAAACATACGAGGATctgctaataaaatatcaaagacAACAATATCTGGGATTCCTCACTCGCACGAGTATGATATGGCCAGAGgcagaaacaataatggtacgAAGTAACAATTTCGTGATTAAATGTTCAAAATGTACTAGTTTAATATTGACAATGTGTATCATTTCGTTCGAGAACACACAAATACAAAGCGTCTAAAAACATGCATAAAAtcttattacaaaacaaagagAACTGGGAGCATATTTTTAGATCAGTATTCCGATCGCTACCTTTGGTACTTGGTCTCTCTATGAAGACGTTTTATCGATAGATGCGTCCATACTAGTTCTTAGCGTGTAGACTGTACACTCGGCTAAATTTGTGAGGACCAATGGGACGCTACTGAATATTcgttttatttgaattgaacTTCACATTGTTTTCTTACAATTcatatagtaaattaatacTGCTCATCTTATGTACTATGTTTTAATTGGTTTAAACTGAGGCTATTGAGAATTGATTCttcgcaaaataaaaaataaaaagacacaCACAATCCAACACATCTCCACAACAAAGAcatcttatttttatcttatttatagattcaattcaatatttcTCCGAGGGTTGAGGTAGACTCAATTTGTGGCGATGTCCTTGGACCGTTTGGCCCCAGGTACTTTCATATCCGCTCTTTCTTTTGGAAATCGGAGCTCCGTGAAATTGACTCGCTCGATTGTCTGTCCGATGTTAAAATACTTGTTTGTTCAACTCGATCGGAATTACTTCCCCTTGTGCTGGCGATTTCGGCATCGATTCAGAATTGTTTTACATTGTTTTAGCGCGAAAATCGCCAAattgttttttccaagtttgtTTTAAAGACTATGTCTCATTTATACAACTTGAGTAATAATCAgacctaataatatttatgtttacaatGACGACAGTGTGGTTTGATTTACGGACTCTAGTTCTCAAGGGAATTCCctttattaaaagtttgttgataattttttttcataactcTTCGAAGTCTGTGCTTACACAAgatagaatttgaaaaaaaataaataacggagctacttattgtttaatttttgctaTTTGTAAAATACGTGATTTCACATTTAAAACCGTAAACGTTAATATAACAGAAggtatattttgattaaaatactttccaacataacaataaaaaatttaatgtttattctaCTCACAATGGATTTATTTGCGTATTCATCTTgatgaaaatgaattaaaaaatgcaaaagaTTCAgagataaatgttatattagaGTTCATTTTgcattgtaataaagtttcgcTGTATTAGAACAAATGTATTGAAGAAAGTACAAAGGCGCGTCATTTAATATTCACTATAATggaagaaataaaacttacatttttcACTTCACTTGTTTGAACGTGACATACACTGTACACATTAAAACACTGCACACTCTTTCGAAAACCTGACttcatcatcatggggtgccatcttcgaattgaagtttggaggtcagcatatggaaaccctcgcggctttgggccgctattttcagttggttgtatctaagtccggtccaatcctttatgtcatcaaaccactttcATCGAGGGCGGCCAGAAGATTTTTTGCCAGGGATTTTGTCTTCAAGAATCAGACTTAGAAATTCAAACTGGGGTCCCCTTTGTATGTGGCCAAAGAAACCAACTTTCCTCTTCCAAATAGTGATCATCAGTTCGCGTTGACACTTAGCTCGTTGCAGTACTTTGacattgaatataaatatgtaatatctGACAAAACATttctaattaagtattttttttctatattattattatcgcCTAGATTATAAAACACTAGAATGAATCATGTGTTAATTCACCCAAAAGGTTATAAAATTCTGCGACATCACTTGATACCCAAtgaacaaaaatcaaaaattaaacacgAATCTGCAATATCCCCAACGGTCTTTCCTGTACCCCTTCGGACAATATTCAGGCACAGAAATCATTAGCGGAGATGCCATACACTTTCCGTCATCATTTTTACGCATTCCATGTGGACAATCGTCGTTATTTGTACCATTACATGTTGTACATCTTTCTCCTTTCACtcgatttgttttaaaaacttcCACGTTATCATTTGGATCACCTGCCCACTCTTCTGGTTCGACTATTTTAACGTCATTGTCAGCAGCAACTTTGAATTTATCGTAGACATAGTATTTGTACAGATACAGGGTTTTACTAAAAAGTGTTTTCAGAAATCCATCGTGTTCGATTTTTTCGTTAGTTTCTTCCTTTTGTGCGTTGTTTGTTGATCCACTCACTGTGTTTACTAGTATATCAGCTAGAATGTCGTTCCATCTAGTAGATTGTTCTTTATCTTGTAGTTTTCTTAGAAATATTCCATCTTCAGctataaccttttttttttctgtagcATCGGCTGTTTGTACGTCGATACTATTGACTTCACTTATAAAAACGATAATGGCAcacaataaatacacaaacttCATTTT containing:
- the LOC128672595 gene encoding uncharacterized protein LOC128672595 — its product is MKFVYLLCAIIVFISEVNSIDVQTADATEKKKVIAEDGIFLRKLQDKEQSTRWNDILADILVNTVSGSTNNAQKEETNEKIEHDGFLKTLFSKTLYLYKYYVYDKFKVAADNDVKIVEPEEWAGDPNDNVEVFKTNRVKGERCTTCNGTNNDDCPHGMRKNDDGKCMASPLMISVPEYCPKGYRKDRWGYCRFVFNF